Proteins from a single region of Streptomyces spinoverrucosus:
- a CDS encoding acyl-CoA dehydrogenase family protein, with protein sequence MTADDLRMLRQTAREALGELSSSAQVRRQMADGWDAEVWRRLCGELGVAGLAVPEEYGGAGLSAVEQGVFFEEAGRRMLCGPLLSTAGLAIPLLLLTDDDPARKRYLPGLCAGTLTATVVTSDSTGRPILSGRPIEARAEDGGYVLDGVADHVVDGATADLVFVPALLDGAMALFTVEAEEAGFVRQPLVCLDQTRRQARLTFTRVRATVLACREPALALENTLDVARAMLACEQAGGAAECLDVLVDYAKHRVQFGRAIGSFQATKQKAADLLIKVESANSAAIAAAHAAAGLLAGHGLSAPATDGSPLTDVPELAVTAAVAQAYCCDAFVSVAAENIQVHGGIGFTWEHDAHLYLKRAWTSRELLGRPEEHLETLADHLAAAR encoded by the coding sequence ATGACGGCCGACGACCTCAGAATGCTCCGGCAGACAGCACGCGAAGCGCTCGGCGAGCTGTCCTCCTCCGCCCAGGTGCGCCGCCAGATGGCCGACGGGTGGGACGCGGAGGTCTGGCGGCGGCTCTGCGGCGAACTCGGCGTGGCGGGACTGGCCGTGCCGGAGGAGTACGGCGGTGCCGGGCTGTCGGCCGTCGAGCAAGGCGTCTTCTTCGAGGAGGCCGGGCGGCGCATGCTCTGCGGGCCGCTCCTGTCGACCGCGGGCCTGGCCATACCGCTGCTGCTCCTCACGGACGACGACCCGGCACGCAAGCGGTACCTGCCGGGCCTGTGCGCCGGAACGCTCACCGCGACCGTCGTCACCAGCGACAGTACGGGCCGGCCGATCCTGAGCGGTCGGCCGATCGAGGCGAGGGCCGAGGACGGCGGATACGTGCTGGACGGCGTGGCCGATCATGTGGTGGACGGCGCCACGGCCGACCTCGTGTTCGTTCCCGCCCTGCTCGATGGAGCCATGGCCCTCTTCACGGTGGAGGCAGAAGAGGCGGGGTTCGTCCGCCAACCACTCGTCTGTCTGGACCAGACCCGCCGCCAGGCGCGGCTCACCTTCACCCGCGTACGGGCGACTGTGCTGGCCTGCCGCGAACCCGCACTCGCTCTGGAGAACACCCTCGACGTGGCCAGGGCCATGCTCGCCTGTGAGCAGGCCGGAGGCGCCGCCGAGTGCCTGGACGTACTCGTGGACTACGCCAAGCACCGGGTCCAGTTCGGCCGCGCCATCGGCTCGTTCCAGGCCACCAAACAGAAGGCCGCCGACCTGCTGATCAAAGTGGAGTCCGCCAACTCCGCGGCGATCGCCGCGGCACACGCCGCTGCCGGGCTCCTGGCCGGCCACGGTTTGAGCGCGCCCGCGACGGACGGGAGCCCTTTGACGGACGTGCCGGAACTCGCCGTGACCGCGGCTGTCGCGCAGGCCTACTGCTGCGACGCCTTCGTCTCCGTCGCCGCGGAGAACATCCAGGTGCACGGAGGGATCGGCTTCACCTGGGAGCACGACGCCCACCTGTACCTGAAACGGGCGTGGACCAGCAGGGAACTGCTCGGCAGGCCCGAGGAGCACCTGGAGACCCTCGCAGATCACCTGGCAGCTGCCCGATGA
- a CDS encoding class I adenylate-forming enzyme family protein, translating into MNLSSFLLDYPGTPETPVAHWPQGSVTLGELTGRAQALARRLGPVDRAPVACVVDSGPLALTAMFATWLADGVYIPVNARLTDAEVDQQLAAVAPAAVITSGLQADRVRPGPRRLVQDGDGWSVTEAEQPWRGEEFGEHVALVMRTSGTTGASKPVVLEHEGVRKGIDTVIEKLRGAGKQTTGRPMPNLMPSSLALWAGIWNTLFAVRLGAEVVLLDPFDPAEYAAMVKRFEIRSTILAPPMMTMLCDDPRVTDLRPLRYVRSVTAPLSPAQARRFHTRFGVGVMNSYGQTELGGEVVGWTAADLRAYGSTKLGAVGRPHAGVRIRILNDAGAEVEPGAVGEIWIKSPFASSEGELPADRVVDGYLRTGDLGRLDPEGFLWIEGRVSDMINRGGLKVVPYEVEEVLRDHPDVADASVAGMPDERLGEVPVAWVRPASGRTPASEELRAFARGRLAGYKVPVAVHFVDDFPRTEIGKVLKRELVARLAAADSEGTDPA; encoded by the coding sequence ATGAACCTGAGCTCCTTCCTCCTCGACTATCCCGGCACGCCCGAGACACCGGTCGCGCACTGGCCCCAAGGCAGCGTCACCCTCGGCGAGCTGACCGGCCGGGCACAGGCCCTCGCCCGCCGGCTCGGACCGGTCGACCGCGCACCCGTCGCCTGTGTGGTCGACAGCGGACCGCTCGCGCTCACGGCCATGTTCGCCACCTGGCTGGCCGACGGCGTGTACATACCGGTGAACGCCCGGTTGACCGACGCCGAGGTCGACCAGCAGCTGGCCGCTGTCGCTCCCGCGGCCGTCATCACGAGTGGTCTTCAAGCCGACCGCGTGCGTCCGGGCCCCAGGCGGCTCGTTCAGGACGGCGACGGCTGGTCCGTCACGGAGGCCGAACAGCCCTGGCGCGGCGAGGAGTTCGGCGAGCACGTCGCCCTGGTGATGCGTACCTCGGGCACGACCGGCGCATCGAAGCCCGTGGTCCTGGAGCACGAGGGCGTCCGCAAGGGCATCGACACGGTCATCGAGAAGCTGCGCGGCGCCGGCAAGCAGACGACCGGGCGGCCCATGCCGAACCTGATGCCGAGTTCACTCGCCCTCTGGGCGGGCATCTGGAACACGCTGTTCGCCGTGCGCCTCGGCGCGGAAGTGGTGCTCCTCGACCCCTTCGATCCCGCCGAGTACGCGGCCATGGTCAAGCGCTTCGAGATCCGCTCCACGATCCTCGCGCCCCCCATGATGACCATGCTCTGCGACGATCCCCGCGTCACGGATCTGCGGCCCCTGCGCTACGTACGGTCCGTCACCGCGCCGCTCTCCCCAGCCCAGGCGCGCCGCTTCCACACTCGCTTCGGCGTGGGCGTCATGAACTCGTACGGCCAGACCGAGCTCGGGGGAGAGGTCGTCGGATGGACCGCGGCGGATCTTCGCGCGTACGGGTCCACCAAGCTCGGCGCGGTCGGCAGGCCGCACGCCGGCGTCCGGATCCGGATCCTGAACGACGCGGGAGCCGAGGTCGAGCCGGGTGCGGTCGGGGAGATCTGGATCAAATCGCCGTTCGCCTCCTCCGAGGGGGAACTGCCCGCGGACCGTGTGGTGGACGGCTATCTGCGCACCGGTGATCTCGGGCGCCTGGACCCCGAGGGGTTCCTGTGGATCGAGGGCAGGGTCTCGGACATGATCAACCGGGGCGGTCTGAAGGTGGTCCCGTACGAGGTCGAAGAGGTGCTGCGCGACCACCCCGACGTGGCGGACGCGTCCGTGGCCGGTATGCCCGACGAACGCCTCGGCGAGGTGCCGGTGGCGTGGGTACGGCCGGCGTCGGGCCGCACACCCGCGTCAGAGGAGCTCAGGGCCTTCGCCCGCGGCCGTCTCGCCGGATACAAGGTGCCGGTCGCGGTGCATTTCGTCGACGACTTCCCCAGAACAGAGATCGGAAAGGTCTTGAAACGCGAGCTGGTCGCGCGCCTTGCCGCAGCGGACTCCGAAGGGACGGACCCCGCATGA
- a CDS encoding enoyl-CoA hydratase/isomerase family protein: protein MGSIYSSAQGLDLHVDDAVLRITLDNPERRNALNDVSMAAFIAALERAATDEQLRAVLLSGTGGTFCSGFDIVGRNAARNTGPKPRTGSIQRRLPTQANRLVPLLLEIQLPVICAVRGSAVGIGAQLALAADFTVTAADARFWYPFLRRGFTPDSGSTWLLPRAVGPQRARQLLMLGREFSGTEAEAWGIAHAAVPDDEVMSAAEQLAAELATGPTVALGLTKALLNASADHDLRRHLADEAYAMELSSRSPDFREGLKAFAERRDPGFQGR from the coding sequence GTGGGTTCGATCTACTCGTCGGCACAGGGCCTGGACCTACACGTCGACGACGCTGTCCTGAGAATCACCTTGGACAACCCCGAGCGGCGCAACGCGCTGAACGACGTGTCGATGGCGGCCTTCATCGCCGCACTCGAACGGGCCGCGACCGACGAGCAGTTGCGGGCCGTGCTGCTCTCGGGAACCGGCGGAACATTCTGCAGCGGCTTCGACATCGTCGGCCGCAACGCCGCGCGGAACACCGGCCCCAAGCCGCGAACCGGCAGCATCCAGCGCAGACTTCCCACCCAGGCGAACCGGCTCGTCCCCCTGCTCCTCGAGATCCAGCTCCCGGTGATCTGTGCCGTCCGGGGTTCGGCCGTCGGGATCGGAGCGCAGCTCGCGCTCGCCGCCGATTTCACGGTGACCGCGGCCGATGCCCGCTTCTGGTATCCCTTCCTGCGTCGGGGATTCACTCCGGACTCGGGCAGTACGTGGCTCCTTCCCCGCGCCGTCGGGCCCCAGCGGGCACGCCAACTTCTCATGCTCGGGCGGGAGTTCTCGGGGACCGAGGCGGAGGCCTGGGGAATCGCCCACGCCGCGGTCCCGGACGACGAGGTCATGTCCGCCGCCGAGCAGCTCGCGGCGGAGCTGGCGACCGGCCCCACCGTGGCGCTCGGCCTGACCAAGGCACTGCTCAACGCGAGCGCCGACCACGATCTGCGCAGACACCTCGCCGATGAGGCGTACGCCATGGAGCTCAGCAGCCGCAGTCCGGACTTCCGCGAGGGGCTCAAGGCGTTCGCCGAGCGCCGCGATCCCGGCTTTCAAGGCCGGTGA
- a CDS encoding enoyl-CoA hydratase/isomerase family protein — protein sequence MSYATLDVFRRGPVGWLVFNRPDRRNAMNNAMRDELRAAWTELAGDPGVRVIVNAGRGRDFQTGADVVELATDGQGMERYRASMEAFDLGFTAWHLGIDKPVIAAVNGVCAGGGLHFVADADIVLAASDAAFTDPHVSVGQVSAVETIALIRKMPAEAVFRMALVGRHERMPATRAWELGMVSEVVEPPDQLHAAAQQLAEKIARNSPAALRATKRALWGALEQGLTDACKAGAAELVGLWGHPDQTEGPAAFAAKREPRWKED from the coding sequence ATGAGCTACGCCACCCTGGACGTGTTCCGCCGAGGCCCGGTCGGCTGGCTGGTGTTCAACAGGCCCGACCGCCGCAATGCCATGAACAACGCGATGCGCGACGAGCTGCGAGCGGCCTGGACCGAGCTCGCCGGGGATCCGGGCGTACGGGTGATCGTCAACGCGGGACGCGGCCGCGACTTCCAGACCGGCGCGGATGTCGTCGAGCTCGCCACCGACGGGCAGGGCATGGAGCGCTATCGCGCATCCATGGAGGCCTTCGATCTGGGCTTCACCGCGTGGCACCTCGGCATCGACAAGCCGGTGATCGCCGCCGTCAACGGCGTCTGCGCGGGTGGCGGGCTGCACTTCGTCGCGGACGCCGACATCGTGCTCGCCGCATCCGACGCCGCGTTCACCGACCCGCATGTCTCGGTCGGCCAGGTCAGTGCCGTCGAGACGATCGCCCTGATCCGCAAGATGCCGGCCGAGGCCGTGTTCCGTATGGCACTAGTGGGGCGGCACGAGCGCATGCCCGCCACGCGGGCCTGGGAGCTCGGCATGGTGAGCGAAGTGGTCGAACCGCCCGATCAACTGCACGCAGCGGCACAGCAGTTGGCCGAGAAGATCGCCAGGAACTCGCCCGCGGCGCTGCGCGCCACGAAGCGCGCGCTCTGGGGTGCGCTCGAGCAAGGGCTCACAGACGCGTGCAAGGCGGGGGCCGCCGAGCTGGTCGGTCTGTGGGGACACCCGGACCAGACCGAGGGACCCGCGGCGTTCGCCGCCAAGCGTGAACCGAGGTGGAAGGAAGACTGA
- a CDS encoding acyl dehydratase encodes MSDSATAGIITDEGVARLRARIGVPQVYPVPPHYLRPGVDAFRHVARSYGDDNPLWSDPSHAPTTRWKEQIAPPPLIGGDSLIGEDRLTDTELDQQKDLRGDPLRGVHAFYAASQREWWAPLTADQRIFRRTALVGVVDKPSEFGGRGVQEWTSQAYRTEAGVLLGAQNRMMYRTERGKARERKKYADVTVEPWGEQQLAALDEQLAAESPRGSEPRWWEDVRVGDLVGPLVKGPLTVTDMVCWHVGMGMGMYGVAPLRLAHRNRRRIPRFYHRDELGIPDVMQRVHWDPAYARKSGNPTTFDYGRMRETWLIHACTDWMGDDAWLWRLRVEFRRFNYVGDVQWVEGEVTRHYLAEGDRPAVDLDLRTRNQRGEVTSPAAATILLPSREHGPVRLPDPPGNTLDEAFDATIETFRGGRA; translated from the coding sequence ATGTCGGATTCGGCGACCGCCGGAATCATCACGGATGAGGGAGTCGCGCGGCTGCGAGCGCGGATCGGCGTACCGCAGGTGTATCCGGTGCCTCCGCACTATCTGCGGCCGGGAGTTGATGCCTTCCGCCACGTCGCGAGGTCGTACGGGGACGACAATCCGCTGTGGAGCGATCCGTCCCACGCCCCGACGACGCGGTGGAAGGAGCAGATCGCCCCGCCGCCGTTGATCGGTGGTGACAGTCTCATCGGCGAAGACCGACTCACCGACACGGAGTTGGATCAGCAGAAGGACCTGCGTGGTGACCCCCTGCGCGGAGTTCACGCCTTCTATGCGGCGAGCCAGCGTGAGTGGTGGGCGCCGCTGACCGCCGATCAGCGGATCTTCCGCAGGACCGCCCTCGTGGGCGTGGTCGACAAACCGAGCGAGTTCGGCGGACGCGGCGTTCAGGAGTGGACATCACAGGCGTACCGCACCGAAGCAGGGGTGCTCCTCGGCGCCCAGAACCGCATGATGTACCGCACCGAACGCGGCAAGGCACGCGAGCGCAAGAAGTACGCGGACGTCACCGTCGAACCTTGGGGCGAGCAGCAACTGGCCGCGCTGGATGAACAGTTGGCCGCCGAGAGCCCGCGCGGGAGCGAGCCGCGTTGGTGGGAGGACGTACGGGTCGGCGATCTGGTGGGGCCGCTGGTGAAGGGCCCGCTGACCGTGACCGACATGGTCTGCTGGCACGTCGGCATGGGGATGGGCATGTACGGCGTGGCCCCCCTGCGTCTGGCCCACCGCAACCGCAGGCGGATCCCCCGCTTCTACCACCGCGACGAACTCGGGATACCGGATGTGATGCAGCGTGTGCACTGGGACCCGGCGTACGCCCGCAAGTCCGGGAATCCCACAACGTTCGACTACGGGCGGATGCGTGAAACCTGGCTCATCCACGCCTGCACGGACTGGATGGGTGACGACGCCTGGCTGTGGCGACTGCGGGTGGAGTTCCGCAGGTTCAACTACGTGGGAGACGTGCAGTGGGTCGAAGGCGAGGTGACCCGGCACTACCTTGCTGAAGGTGACCGGCCTGCGGTCGACCTTGACCTGCGGACGCGTAACCAGCGAGGCGAAGTCACCTCGCCGGCCGCCGCCACGATCCTGCTGCCGAGCCGGGAACACGGACCCGTGAGGCTCCCCGACCCGCCGGGAAACACCCTCGACGAGGCCTTCGACGCGACGATCGAGACCTTCCGCGGAGGCCGCGCATGA
- a CDS encoding NAD-dependent epimerase/dehydratase family protein has translation MQTVLVMGASGFLGSNVVRLLHSRGYRPRALVRTTSDLSGLRDLDVDLRHGDLLDPDSLDAAMAGCDTVFHCAVDTRALLCDSKPLFDCNVRGLSNALDSALWANARRFVLASSVATVGRPRSRPATEEDPFDWEDAPAYVTSRVMGERRLLSYCREGGLGGVSMCVGTTFGPGDVQPTPQGALLRRAATGRLRYALRATMPCVDIRDAAEAMVRAAEIGQTGRRYIVVADQVSHERLFALAAGVQGNRPPRTVSVRRAKLAAQIVARAAAIGGYHIDLRPDAIELASTFGPYDNARARVELGWEPRPIEDTVRDAVAWFRRH, from the coding sequence ATGCAGACCGTGCTCGTGATGGGCGCCAGTGGCTTTCTCGGATCCAACGTGGTCCGACTGCTGCACAGCCGGGGGTACCGGCCGCGGGCGCTGGTCCGCACCACCAGCGACCTGTCCGGTCTGCGGGACCTCGACGTCGATCTGCGCCACGGCGATCTGCTGGACCCCGATTCGCTCGACGCGGCGATGGCCGGCTGCGACACCGTCTTCCACTGCGCGGTGGACACCCGGGCCTTGCTGTGCGACTCCAAGCCGCTGTTCGACTGCAACGTCCGCGGTCTGTCGAATGCCCTGGACTCGGCGCTGTGGGCGAATGCGCGGCGGTTCGTCCTGGCGAGCAGCGTCGCGACGGTCGGACGCCCCCGCAGTCGCCCGGCCACGGAGGAGGACCCGTTCGACTGGGAGGACGCCCCGGCGTACGTCACCTCGCGTGTCATGGGGGAGCGGCGCCTGCTCTCGTACTGCCGGGAGGGCGGGCTGGGCGGGGTCTCGATGTGTGTCGGCACCACGTTCGGCCCCGGCGACGTCCAGCCCACACCGCAGGGCGCCCTGCTGCGACGAGCGGCCACGGGTCGACTGCGGTACGCGCTCCGGGCCACCATGCCGTGCGTCGACATCCGTGACGCCGCTGAGGCGATGGTCCGGGCGGCCGAGATCGGGCAGACCGGTCGGCGCTACATCGTCGTCGCCGATCAGGTCTCGCACGAGCGCCTGTTCGCCCTGGCGGCAGGTGTGCAGGGCAACCGCCCGCCGCGCACCGTCTCCGTGCGCCGGGCCAAGCTGGCCGCGCAGATCGTCGCGCGTGCCGCCGCGATCGGCGGGTACCACATCGACCTGCGGCCGGACGCGATCGAACTGGCCTCCACGTTCGGCCCGTACGACAACGCGCGGGCGCGCGTCGAACTCGGGTGGGAGCCGCGCCCCATCGAGGACACGGTGCGAGACGCGGTCGCCTGGTTCCGCCGCCACTGA
- a CDS encoding acyl-CoA dehydrogenase family protein: MSDVLAECRTTGQVRAAVQDWLASTVPARWRTAAESGGRGAVRRIRTPDEYRAWYPQFARSGLVVPQWPTEYGGLGWSRELAQAAEAELRPYHLPRLNPLGLNLTAAALFAHGTHEQRLRFLPKLVSNEEVWCQLFSEPGAGSDLASLATTAVRDGDVWRITGQKVWTTWAHLADLGVLLARTDPGVPKREGITYFLIDMKQPGVDVRPLRHIGGEVDFNEVFLDGAVVPDAQRVGAVNSGWKVARSTLSGERQMVSGAGSGGVDRIGGTGAGRLVRLAQERTERRLPYGWDDANTRHALVRLWCEEQIRSWTNSRVRAGIAAGFPPGPESSVGKVHGSELNQRLQETAARMLGLGATAWPGDPAGYAEDMPAEVRAMLRSRANTIEGGTTEVNKNILAERVLGLPKEPDPWEGKPWREVPRG, encoded by the coding sequence ATGAGTGACGTGCTTGCGGAGTGCCGCACAACCGGCCAGGTCAGGGCGGCGGTTCAGGACTGGCTGGCGAGTACGGTGCCGGCACGCTGGCGTACGGCGGCCGAGTCGGGTGGCCGTGGCGCGGTGCGCCGGATACGGACTCCCGACGAATACCGTGCCTGGTACCCGCAGTTCGCCCGCAGTGGCCTGGTCGTGCCGCAATGGCCGACTGAGTACGGCGGTCTGGGCTGGTCACGGGAGCTCGCCCAGGCCGCCGAGGCCGAGCTCCGCCCGTACCACCTGCCGCGCCTCAATCCGCTCGGCCTGAATCTCACAGCAGCCGCGCTCTTCGCCCACGGCACCCACGAGCAGCGTCTGCGCTTCCTGCCGAAGCTGGTCTCCAACGAGGAGGTGTGGTGTCAGCTCTTCAGCGAGCCCGGCGCGGGCAGTGACCTCGCCTCCCTCGCGACGACCGCGGTCCGTGACGGCGACGTGTGGCGCATCACCGGACAGAAGGTGTGGACGACGTGGGCACATCTGGCCGACCTCGGCGTCCTGCTGGCGCGGACCGACCCCGGCGTGCCCAAGCGCGAGGGCATCACGTACTTCCTCATCGACATGAAGCAGCCGGGTGTGGACGTCCGCCCGCTGCGGCACATCGGAGGCGAGGTCGACTTCAACGAGGTGTTCCTCGACGGTGCCGTGGTGCCGGACGCCCAGCGGGTCGGTGCGGTCAACTCGGGCTGGAAGGTGGCCCGTTCCACGCTGAGCGGGGAGCGACAGATGGTGTCGGGCGCGGGATCCGGCGGCGTCGACCGTATCGGCGGCACGGGTGCCGGGCGGCTCGTCCGGCTGGCGCAGGAGCGTACGGAACGCAGACTCCCCTACGGCTGGGACGACGCGAACACGCGCCACGCGCTCGTGCGGCTGTGGTGCGAGGAGCAGATCCGCTCGTGGACCAACTCCCGTGTCCGCGCCGGCATCGCGGCCGGCTTTCCGCCCGGGCCCGAGAGCTCGGTCGGCAAGGTGCACGGATCCGAGCTCAATCAGCGGCTGCAGGAGACCGCGGCGCGCATGCTGGGCCTGGGAGCGACCGCGTGGCCGGGCGATCCCGCCGGGTACGCCGAGGACATGCCCGCCGAGGTACGCGCCATGCTGCGCAGTCGGGCGAACACGATCGAGGGCGGAACGACCGAGGTCAACAAGAACATCCTCGCCGAGCGCGTGCTCGGCCTTCCCAAGGAGCCCGACCCGTGGGAGGGCAAGCCGTGGCGCGAGGTACCACGAGGCTGA
- a CDS encoding acyl-CoA dehydrogenase family protein has product MSALNDEDFEEILRTTRQLVRELVVPAEAEIDETDHMPDDLKALAAQVGLYGFALPEEYGGFGLSMAREARLVMELGYTTPAFRSLFGTNNGIAGHVLMLGGTEAQKKEYLPRMASGEWTASFALTEDEAGSDPAGLRTTARRVPGGYSLTGSKRYITNAPVADLFMVFARHGDEERATRDISVFLVPAGTPGLTVGPRDAKMGQHGAWTAEVILDGVEVPEHALVGGPEGKGRGYITAMACLAHGRLHIAALCVGMAERLLDETTSYALARKQSGRPIAEFQLIQGLIADSQTEVYASRALVLNAAEAYDRGTDTRLGPSCAKYFASEMVGRVADRAVQVHGGAGYMRGVAVERFYRDARLFRIYEGTSQVQQVVIAKQALNAARERDH; this is encoded by the coding sequence ATGAGCGCCCTGAACGACGAGGACTTCGAGGAGATACTCCGCACCACCCGGCAGTTGGTCAGGGAGCTCGTCGTGCCCGCGGAGGCGGAGATCGACGAAACCGACCACATGCCGGACGACTTGAAGGCGTTGGCGGCGCAGGTCGGGCTCTACGGTTTCGCCCTGCCCGAGGAGTACGGCGGGTTCGGCCTCAGCATGGCGCGCGAGGCGCGCCTCGTCATGGAACTGGGCTACACCACCCCCGCCTTCCGGTCACTGTTCGGCACCAACAACGGCATCGCCGGCCACGTCCTGATGCTCGGCGGGACCGAGGCACAGAAGAAGGAGTACCTGCCGAGGATGGCCTCGGGCGAGTGGACGGCGTCGTTCGCGCTCACCGAGGACGAAGCCGGCTCCGACCCCGCCGGCCTGCGGACGACGGCCCGACGGGTTCCCGGAGGCTATTCACTGACGGGCTCGAAGCGCTACATCACCAACGCCCCGGTCGCCGATCTGTTCATGGTCTTCGCTCGCCACGGCGACGAGGAGCGCGCCACGCGTGACATCTCCGTCTTCCTTGTCCCCGCCGGCACTCCGGGGCTCACCGTCGGACCGCGCGACGCCAAGATGGGCCAGCACGGCGCCTGGACCGCCGAGGTGATTCTCGACGGGGTGGAGGTCCCCGAGCACGCCTTGGTCGGCGGCCCCGAGGGCAAGGGCCGCGGCTACATCACCGCCATGGCATGCCTGGCCCACGGTCGTCTGCACATCGCCGCACTCTGCGTCGGCATGGCCGAGCGGCTCCTCGACGAGACGACGTCGTACGCGCTCGCCCGAAAGCAGTCCGGCCGGCCCATCGCCGAGTTCCAGCTGATCCAGGGCCTCATCGCGGACTCGCAGACCGAGGTGTACGCCTCACGCGCGCTCGTCCTGAACGCCGCCGAGGCGTACGACCGTGGCACCGACACCCGGCTCGGGCCGTCCTGCGCCAAGTACTTCGCGAGCGAGATGGTCGGCCGGGTCGCCGACCGCGCCGTCCAGGTGCATGGCGGGGCGGGTTATATGCGAGGCGTCGCCGTGGAGCGCTTCTATCGCGACGCCAGGCTCTTCCGTATCTACGAGGGCACGAGCCAGGTGCAGCAGGTGGTCATTGCGAAGCAGGCACTCAACGCGGCACGCGAGCGCGACCACTGA
- a CDS encoding enoyl-CoA hydratase/isomerase family protein: protein MGWLVFNRPDVGNAMNARMMEQLPQAWRELEADDSVCAIVVTGRGSAFQTGLDVRQLSRDPQALRAMSRRTKQADLRLTGWHLGVSKPVVTAVNGVCAGGGLHFVADSDLVLASETASFLDPHVSLGQVSAFETIGLARRASFGAVARMAFTGAHERIGAREALRLGWVGEVVSADRLEARAQELAEAAARCPDSAATRKAALWRALESGLSDARGRTQ from the coding sequence GTGGGCTGGCTCGTCTTCAACCGGCCCGACGTGGGCAATGCCATGAACGCCCGGATGATGGAGCAGCTCCCCCAGGCCTGGAGGGAGTTGGAGGCCGATGACTCGGTGTGCGCGATCGTGGTCACCGGGCGCGGCAGTGCCTTCCAGACCGGTCTCGACGTGCGCCAGCTCAGTCGTGATCCCCAGGCTCTGCGCGCCATGTCCCGCCGCACCAAGCAGGCCGATCTGCGGCTGACCGGCTGGCACTTGGGCGTGAGCAAGCCGGTCGTCACCGCGGTGAACGGAGTCTGCGCCGGCGGCGGACTGCACTTCGTCGCCGACTCCGATCTGGTCCTGGCCTCCGAGACGGCCTCGTTCCTCGATCCGCATGTGAGCCTCGGACAGGTCAGCGCGTTCGAGACGATCGGCCTCGCGCGCCGCGCCTCCTTCGGCGCGGTGGCTCGTATGGCTTTCACGGGTGCCCACGAGCGCATCGGAGCGCGGGAGGCACTGCGTCTGGGCTGGGTCGGCGAGGTCGTCAGCGCCGACCGCCTGGAAGCGCGGGCGCAGGAGCTCGCCGAAGCCGCGGCCCGGTGTCCGGACTCTGCGGCCACACGGAAGGCCGCTCTGTGGCGCGCGTTGGAGAGCGGTTTGAGCGACGCGAGAGGGAGGACGCAATGA